The Myxococcota bacterium genomic sequence CCTCAAACTGATCGACCGTCGCCCGTACCTTCATCTCTCGCCAAAGTCCGAGTGGGAGATGCTTGGCGAACGCGAAGTAGGCAAGGCTTAGTGCACTCCCGGTGCGACCGAGGCTCCCTGGAGCCTCAGCCACGTAGAGCACTCCGTTTCTGATGAGGTGAACCGGATACTTGTGGTCATCCCAGAAGTCTCGGTCCATCGTCAGCAGGACCCGACCCAGCCGCTGCGCAATCTGGAGGACGTGATTGTCCTCGCGGTTGCGGAGTTCGGGTCCCAGCTTGACGATAGAGACACCGGCATCCCGAACTTCGTCGACGAGAGGGTCCGGAACTCCGGCATCCGCAAGAAACCTGACCCGCCTCCGCGCGACGCTTCTACCCCGGATGGTCTCCTTGGTGACAGGAAACCAGTCCTCGTCGATGGCCATCGTCGCCACACCACCCGCGCACTAAAGTCGACGTGTCGCCTGAAGACATCGCGCCGTCGTAGCACCAAACGGACGACACGTCGTCACAACTCCGAGCTAAGTGCTCGACATCTTTGGTCGGGGCGCCCGGATTTGAACCGGGGACCTTCTGCACCCCATGCAGACGCGCTACCAAGCTGCGCTACGCCCCGACGCGGCCGCAGTATAGCGTCGGGTTTGCCGCTGGCGCGGGGAAGCTCGGGAAACGGGCGGGGGAGGTTGGGTGCTCGAGCGGGTCATCGACTGGATCGTCCACACGGTGGACCAGTGGGGCTACACGGGTCTCGTGATCATGATGGCGGTCGAGTCCACGATCCTGCCGTTCCCGAGCGAGCTGGCGCTCATTCCCGCGGGCTACCTCGCGGCGCAGGGCAAGATGGACCCGGTCCTCGCGACGGTGTCGGGCGCCGTGGGCAGCCTGCTCGGCGCGTCGATCAACTACTTCGTCTCACTGTATTTCGGGCGGCCGGTGCTGGAGCGCATCGGGGCGTACGTGCGCGTGACTCCCGACAAGTTCGACGCGGCGGACCGCTACTTCGCGCGGCACGGCGAGATCACGACCTTCATCGGGCGGCTGATTCCCGGCATTCGCCACTTCATCTCCATTCCCGCCGGGGTCGCGCGCATGAACTACGCGCGCTTTGCGCTCTACACCACGCTCGGGGCCGGGCTGTGGAGCTCGGTGCTGGTGGGGATCGGGTACTGGGTGGGCAACAACGAGGCCCTCTGGCGCCCGATGCTCCACAAGGCGACCCTATGGCTGTTCGGGGGGATGGTCGTTCTGGTCGCGATCTACGTCTGGCGCCACCGCCGCCAACAGGCCGCTGATTGACGGTCCGCCGGCTCGCTGCCGCGGGCCTGTGCGTCGCACTCGCGGCGGGCTGCGGCACTTCCTCCGGGCCCGCGCCCGAGCCCGGGCAGCCGCGCGCGCGGCGGGACCTCCCACCCGTGACCCAGCCGCAGGCCACGCCGCAGGAGCAGCGCGTGATGGTTCCGCACACGGTCGCGCCCGGCGAGACGCTGTGGCGCATCTCGAAGCGCTACGGCACGACCGTGCCCGCGATCATGGCCGCGAACGGCATCGACGACGTGCGCAGCGTGCCGACGGGCGCGCGTCTCTTGATCCCGACCACGGCCAGCGTCGGGGCCGGGGCCGGCGGCGAGGGCGGCCGGCGCGGCGCGGCGAAGACCTACGCGTCGCGTGACCCGCGCGGTCACTCGGGCGGTGCGCCGCAGTTCGCGTGGCCCGTGAACGGCGAGATCATCAGCCGCTTCGGCATGCGCCACGGTGAGCACCACGAGGGCATCGACATCCGCGCCGCCAAGGGCACGCCCGTGCACGCGGCCGAGGCGGGCCGTGTGATCCACGCCGACGCCACACTCGCGGGCTACGGCAAGATGATCGTGATCAAGCACTCGGGCCGGCTCTACACCGTGTACGCTCACAACTCGAAGCTGCTCGTCGAGGTGGGTCAGTTCGTCGAGAAGGGCGAGGAGATCGCCCTGGTGGGCGAGACGGGCAACGCGACCACGCCGCACCTGCACTTCGAGATCCGCAACAACAACACGCCGCGCGACCCGCTGGAGTACCTGCAATGACCACCCCGAGCGACGTCGCGAAGCTCGCGGCGCACATCCGCGACGTACCCGACTTCCCGCGCGCGGGGATCCTGTTCAAGGACATCTCGCCCTTGCTCCAGGACCCCGAGTCTCTGCGCGTGGCGTGTCGCGCCATGGCCGCGCCGTTCGCCAGCCGCCAGATCGACCTGGTGGTCGCGATCGAATCGCGCGGCTTCATCTTTGGCGCGCCGGTCGCGATCGCGCTGGG encodes the following:
- a CDS encoding DUF5615 family PIN-like protein, whose product is MAIDEDWFPVTKETIRGRSVARRRVRFLADAGVPDPLVDEVRDAGVSIVKLGPELRNREDNHVLQIAQRLGRVLLTMDRDFWDDHKYPVHLIRNGVLYVAEAPGSLGRTGSALSLAYFAFAKHLPLGLWREMKVRATVDQFE
- a CDS encoding DedA family protein, with amino-acid sequence MLERVIDWIVHTVDQWGYTGLVIMMAVESTILPFPSELALIPAGYLAAQGKMDPVLATVSGAVGSLLGASINYFVSLYFGRPVLERIGAYVRVTPDKFDAADRYFARHGEITTFIGRLIPGIRHFISIPAGVARMNYARFALYTTLGAGLWSSVLVGIGYWVGNNEALWRPMLHKATLWLFGGMVVLVAIYVWRHRRQQAAD
- a CDS encoding LysM peptidoglycan-binding domain-containing M23 family metallopeptidase, with product MTQPQATPQEQRVMVPHTVAPGETLWRISKRYGTTVPAIMAANGIDDVRSVPTGARLLIPTTASVGAGAGGEGGRRGAAKTYASRDPRGHSGGAPQFAWPVNGEIISRFGMRHGEHHEGIDIRAAKGTPVHAAEAGRVIHADATLAGYGKMIVIKHSGRLYTVYAHNSKLLVEVGQFVEKGEEIALVGETGNATTPHLHFEIRNNNTPRDPLEYLQ